One window of the Paenibacillus beijingensis genome contains the following:
- a CDS encoding carbohydrate ABC transporter permease yields the protein METSRYKAGTLVVEIVAVLIALLFLIPFYFLLSNSLKNFADILLDSAALPKAINWQNYARAWNIMDFPKAFLNSFLITISSIVGLAVFSSMTAYRMVRRPTRYNRTLFLIFVAAMVIPFQSIMIPLVKVANWFSLINSLPGLWVCYMGFGASLTIFLYHGFIKSIPLEVEESAVVDGCSPYGVFWRIVFPLLKPMTATIVILNSLWIWNDFLLPQLMLGKAELRTIPLSTFSFFGQYTKQWDLALAGLVMGVTPIVIFFLTLQRHIISGITAGSVKG from the coding sequence ATGGAAACAAGCCGTTATAAAGCAGGTACGCTGGTCGTCGAAATAGTCGCCGTATTGATCGCCCTGCTGTTCCTCATTCCGTTTTACTTTTTGCTCAGCAACTCGTTGAAAAATTTTGCGGATATTTTGCTGGATTCTGCCGCGCTGCCGAAAGCGATTAACTGGCAAAACTATGCGCGGGCATGGAATATTATGGACTTCCCGAAAGCGTTTCTCAATTCGTTCCTGATTACAATCTCAAGCATTGTCGGCTTGGCCGTCTTCAGCTCCATGACCGCTTACCGGATGGTAAGACGCCCGACCCGTTATAACCGCACGTTGTTTCTCATCTTCGTCGCGGCGATGGTCATTCCGTTCCAATCGATCATGATCCCGCTTGTCAAAGTGGCTAATTGGTTTTCGCTGATCAATAGCTTGCCCGGATTGTGGGTATGCTACATGGGCTTTGGGGCATCGCTGACGATTTTCCTCTACCACGGTTTCATCAAATCGATTCCGCTGGAGGTCGAGGAATCCGCTGTCGTAGACGGATGCTCTCCATACGGAGTATTTTGGCGGATCGTATTCCCGCTGCTCAAACCGATGACGGCGACGATTGTTATTTTGAACAGCCTGTGGATTTGGAACGACTTCCTGCTGCCGCAGCTGATGCTCGGCAAAGCGGAGCTGCGCACCATCCCGCTGTCGACGTTCTCGTTCTTCGGCCAGTATACGAAACAGTGGGATCTGGCGCTTGCCGGTCTCGTGATGGGGGTAACGCCGATCGTCATTTTCTTCCTTACGCTGCAGCGCCACATTATTTCCGGCATTACGGCGGGTTCGGTCAAAGGATAA